From the Rhodoferax sp. WC2427 genome, one window contains:
- a CDS encoding RNA-binding protein, which yields MQDFELTSDMLTMGGAFYPTGYVFLMFPRLEDAKYVAAELPAANPGKPTLLLTAQTVLDQLLHTIAGADDPLPSVGAEGASVREYVELARQGHCALMVYASKAKDSDAVMAVARSVPFSCAKKYRTLVIEDLL from the coding sequence ATGCAAGACTTTGAACTCACCAGCGACATGCTCACAATGGGTGGCGCGTTCTACCCCACGGGCTATGTTTTCTTGATGTTTCCTCGCCTGGAAGATGCGAAGTACGTGGCGGCGGAGCTGCCCGCGGCAAACCCAGGCAAGCCCACACTGCTGCTGACCGCGCAAACCGTGCTGGACCAGCTGCTCCACACCATTGCCGGGGCCGATGATCCTTTGCCCTCGGTGGGGGCCGAAGGGGCCAGCGTGCGAGAGTATGTGGAGCTGGCCCGCCAAGGGCACTGCGCCCTGATGGTCTATGCATCCAAGGCCAAAGACTCTGACGCGGTGATGGCGGTGGCACGCAGCGTGCCGTTTTCCTGTGCCAAGAAATACCGCACCCTGGTGATTGAAGACCTGCTCTGA